The genomic segment GCGATCCTGCGAGTTGTCCTAAACCCAAATTCGAACCCGAAGTGAATGAGCCCAGCAAAGTCTGCAGCACTGACGTGTTCATGCCTCCAGGAAGTGTGATTCCCGAAATTCCTTGCACCGAGCCCGCACCAATTTGCGACAGAATGCTTGAAAACAATGCCGAGTTCATGCCGCCATTTCCATTGATGCCGCCGATGCCCAAGACAGCTCCCGATGAAATACTTTGAATGACACTGGCAAGATCACCGGCACCTAGGCCCGTGGATCCCAAATTCCCGGTAAGGGAACCAATTAACGAACCCGCCACCTGAGAAATATTTCCCGAAGAGATCCCCGCGGCAGGCAGATTCTGAAATAGAGAGCCCGTGAGGGTCTGAATAAGATCCGTGGAAACTCCAGAGCCTGAAGCAGAGCCAATACCGATGATCGAACCCAATGAACCGTTGCCAATCAGAGCTAACAAATCTGTGGTTTGCGCTGTCGGTAAGCCCAAATTGCCAACGCCTTGAGAGGCTCCACCGATCAGCACGGGAAGAATGGCACTCAAGTCATTGCTATTACCAAGTCCGGCACCGCCCAACGCGGAACTTGCCATGCCCAGAATGGTGCTGATCTGAGAGTTATTCAGGGCCAAGCCTGTGGTTGTCAGTTTTTGCTGAGTCGCGGCCTCTGAAGTTTGTGTGGCTCGCAAGGTGGCCTCAAGTTGCTGAAGCATCTTTTGCGACTCAGAAGTGTTTTGTACACTCTGAGGGCTGTTTTCGCTTGCGGTCTCGATGCCTGACATAGAGTTGTTGCATCCTGCAAGAAATCCAATTGCTAACAATGCTGAAACAAGAGTTTGCTTGATCATGGTGGTCCCTCCTCGTGAGATCCAAAAATAGATTAGAGGAAATTGCGGGAAATAAAAATGGGAGGAAAAAAATATAATTTTGTGTGTTTAGAGAAAACGCAGATTCCAAAAAATTTCTGTCAAAGGAATCTTCAGAAGACTTTGAATAACATAAGAATGTCTGATGGGTGAACAGTTCTTAGTGCAATTCCCCCAAAAAAGGGTTTTCCGGGGTCGGCGAGTTTTCCTGAATTGAGACAACAGAAAGTAAAAAAGTCGGAATTTGGATCGGATTGAACTTGGCGACACCAATCGTCATGCGATTCTGCCCCGGGCTGAGCGGCTTTCTATTTCCCCTTCGGTCTAACAAAAGTTAATTTAGAGGGGCAGTCTGAATAGACCTGTGAATTTCACTTATACCAAGGGAGGTTTTAGATGAAAGCAGCACCTACAATTCAGAAGTATATGACAACTTCGCCTGAAACAATTGGCGCGCATCAAACACTGGCGAAGGCCGAAGAGCTTATGTTCGCCATGAAGATTCGCCACTTGCCGGTTTTAGATGCCAGTCGTCTGGTGGGAATTTTGTCTGACCGGGATATTAAACTTGTCTCTAGTTTCAAAGATGTCGATCCAGAAAAGGTGCGAGTGTCCGAGGCCTTTTCAGAAGACCCTTATACGGTTTCTCCGAATGCGTCCTTAGCCGAGGTCTGTGCCGAAATGGCTTCAAAGAAATTCGGATCGGCCTTGGTTGTCGATAATGGCAAACTGGTCGGTATCTTTACCTGGGTGGATGCGCTGACCGCCTTGACAGAGTTGTTAGAGACCAGATTGAAGTAAGAAGGGTTATTCTAAGTCTTTTGTTGCACGCTCGCCTGAGCTCCGCTGTAGTTTGAGCTGCAACAAAGCTTGGCAAAGTCCGCAAGTTAATGCGTCCAATACTTGGTCAGTGGATTTTTTAGACATGTATAAATACTGAGAATTAGATCTCTATTTTTGTTTCTCAGAGTCGGTGGGTTTTACTTATTTTTTAGAATATATCGAAAAATAGGCAAACTTAATTTTTGACTACGAGGCTATACATGTCCGAAAGCATGACTAAGACGTTGAATTCATTTTTTCAGTCCATCTGTCATTCAGAGCGCCTAGAGGCTATTTTTCTTTTATCTATGGCGGATCACGAAAGATTGGCCGGGGATCAGATTAGGGCCAATATTTCCGCAAAAACTCCAGCGGGTCTGGTGGCCGAGATTGAAGCCCATGCGGAAGATGAATATCGCCATGGCCGTCAGTTGGAGCAGTTGGCAATTCAGATTCTGGGATCTGATCTAAGTTTGCAGGAAAAGAATAAACTGCACAAGATCAACGAAGTCATGAGAAGCTTTGTGGTGGGCTATTTTAGCAATCCGCACTTGATCGAAGCTGTCAATAAACACGTGGCCTATGTTCACGGCGCTTTGACGATTGAACAATTTCCTTTTCAGGTTTATTCCGCTTATTTATCGCATACGAAGTTAGACTGGGTTCGCGAAACCATAAATGCCATCGTTGCGGATGAGCATGACCACATTCGTTTCGGCAGAACGATGCTGAATCAGCTTCCCGAAGAAAATAAGTTGGATCTTCCAGAGCTGCATCGAATTGAAAAGGATATGTGCAAAAGACTTTTTCAAAGATTGACGGCGATCTTCAACGAGACGTCATCCGAGTCCAGTGATTTGCATGATGAATTTTTGCAATCTTTAGACAGCGATGTCCGATCCAGAACGGCGTGGGTTTATGCCGTCGGCTGCGCCGAGAAACACGCGGCGCTGGCGACCTACAAGTACTTTGAAGAATGCCAGGCCCAAGCACCTGACTTTATGGATCAACATCTTCAAGATGAAATAAGACATCAAAAGATTCTTCATCGATCGGTCTCTTTGGGACGTTACACCTTGCGAGCCAACCCGGTTTACAACTTTTTGCAGGAAAAGATGTGCACGCAGATGTTGCGATATCAAAACAAGATATTTGCGAAAGTAAAACAGCAGGTGAGCGAACCTGAACTGGTTTACTTCTACTCGACGACTTTGATCGAAATGAGGGTTTTTAAGCATTATTCCAAACTGGCCGCGACGACCTCTGATATTCTTGTTTCCCATGTTCTGGGGCGCATTTTGGATGATGAAAAAGATCATGCTCAATTATTCCATCGCAATCTGGTGCAACACCCCTCTTACGATGAAGCCTACTTTGCCGAGTTGCGTGAGTTTGAACGAAGATGTTTTGAACGAGTTATGTTTGCGATGATGCCGCATTTGAAGAGTCTTTTGCCCGATGCCATTTTGGCAAGCGGTGCTGAGGATCAGCGGGAAGTGGCGTCCGTTTTATGAAGACCGTTTACATCTTTCCCGGTCTGAATGGTTTGTTGCGTAAAGCGGATCGCTTGCGGTTTATAGACTATCCGGAAGTGCAATCCTATTTTTCGCGCTCTGAGCGTGTCTTAAAAAATGATTTTGGTATGAATGTGAATCTGGTGGAATTTTTGCATTCTTCCACCGAAAACATCTATGCTATCGAAAATATCAGTTTGGCGGCAGTCGCAATTACGGCGACTCAATGTGGGGTTGCCGAGCATTTGCGACAAAAGTTGGGGACTCCCGACTGGGTTATGGGATGCTCCTTGGGTGATTTAGCGCGGGCGGTATTTGCGAAGGCTTATACCTTTGAGGACGCCATCTTCAATCATGTTTATTTCACGCAAAAGATTGACGGTATTGATAAGATTGGTGGCAACATCGGTGTGCTTGCCGGTAAGGGCAAGTCTTTTTCTGACGAAGACCATCTTTGGTTTGATTCCATTGAGGTCGATGTTTCCCAACTGACCCCAAGATTTCTGAATATCGGTGGGCGCTTTGAAGATCTGAAAAAGGTCGAAGAAAGAGCTCGCCAAAGGGGCTGGGGCGTTATGCAGATTTTAAACTATCCGGCGCACTCAAGATATATTGTACCCTATGTAAATAAAGTCGAGGCCGATATGTTGCGGGTGCGAATGCTGCCGCCACAGACGCCGATGTTTTCAAGCTTCTCGGTGAAGCCTTTGACAGACTGTGAAGAGATTAAATCCGAGTTTATATTGAGTATGACCAAAACCATTCATTGGCATCGTGCGGTGACCAAGCTTGTGCAGGATCATGAGGTTTCGCGATTTATCAACATCGGGCCTTGCCGAAGCCTGTCGGGGTTGATGAAGGACATTCCGGTCCATGTCGAAATGTTGGAATCCTTCAATTTGGTCTGATAAAATTCGGCCTCAGGTTTCACCTTCTAAATTTAGTCTGAATTTCAGCTGAGGTTGGGTGGCGATAGTTCTTGGCAATAAGGGTCTCTGGTGGTGTTATTGAGTGGGGGCCATCATGTGGATCTTTGGTCGAAAAGCAAAAGAAGAGCCCGCTTATTCGCGGAAAACTGTCAGCATCAGAATGGAAGCCATCGGCGGCCAGGGTGCAAACTCTGCAGGAAAAATTTTCGCCGAAGCGGCGGTCCTGGGTAAAGGCTATACGGGAAATCACTTTTCAAGTTTTGGTTCTGAAAAAAAAGGCACTCCGGTCAAATCTTTCGTGCGCTTTTCGACGGAAGGTAAAATCATCC from the Bdellovibrio sp. ArHS genome contains:
- a CDS encoding CBS domain-containing protein, which codes for MKAAPTIQKYMTTSPETIGAHQTLAKAEELMFAMKIRHLPVLDASRLVGILSDRDIKLVSSFKDVDPEKVRVSEAFSEDPYTVSPNASLAEVCAEMASKKFGSALVVDNGKLVGIFTWVDALTALTELLETRLK
- a CDS encoding long-chain fatty aldehyde decarbonylase, whose translation is MTKTLNSFFQSICHSERLEAIFLLSMADHERLAGDQIRANISAKTPAGLVAEIEAHAEDEYRHGRQLEQLAIQILGSDLSLQEKNKLHKINEVMRSFVVGYFSNPHLIEAVNKHVAYVHGALTIEQFPFQVYSAYLSHTKLDWVRETINAIVADEHDHIRFGRTMLNQLPEENKLDLPELHRIEKDMCKRLFQRLTAIFNETSSESSDLHDEFLQSLDSDVRSRTAWVYAVGCAEKHAALATYKYFEECQAQAPDFMDQHLQDEIRHQKILHRSVSLGRYTLRANPVYNFLQEKMCTQMLRYQNKIFAKVKQQVSEPELVYFYSTTLIEMRVFKHYSKLAATTSDILVSHVLGRILDDEKDHAQLFHRNLVQHPSYDEAYFAELREFERRCFERVMFAMMPHLKSLLPDAILASGAEDQREVASVL
- a CDS encoding acyltransferase domain-containing protein, producing the protein MKTVYIFPGLNGLLRKADRLRFIDYPEVQSYFSRSERVLKNDFGMNVNLVEFLHSSTENIYAIENISLAAVAITATQCGVAEHLRQKLGTPDWVMGCSLGDLARAVFAKAYTFEDAIFNHVYFTQKIDGIDKIGGNIGVLAGKGKSFSDEDHLWFDSIEVDVSQLTPRFLNIGGRFEDLKKVEERARQRGWGVMQILNYPAHSRYIVPYVNKVEADMLRVRMLPPQTPMFSSFSVKPLTDCEEIKSEFILSMTKTIHWHRAVTKLVQDHEVSRFINIGPCRSLSGLMKDIPVHVEMLESFNLV